The following are encoded in a window of Miltoncostaea marina genomic DNA:
- a CDS encoding cobalamin B12-binding domain-containing protein, which translates to MDRPIRVVIAKPGLDGHDRGAKIIARSLRDAGMEVIYTGLHQTPEQIAATVVQEDADAVGLSILSGAHMTLVPRVLDLLRSEGAGDVVVMVGGTIPRDDIEPLREMGVGAVYTPGAPVGEMVEFIERSVPGARAGA; encoded by the coding sequence GTGGACCGTCCCATCCGCGTCGTGATCGCCAAGCCCGGCCTCGACGGCCACGACCGCGGGGCGAAGATCATCGCGCGCAGCCTCCGCGACGCGGGCATGGAGGTCATCTACACGGGCCTGCACCAGACGCCCGAGCAGATCGCCGCCACCGTGGTGCAGGAGGACGCCGACGCCGTCGGCCTGTCGATCCTGTCGGGCGCCCACATGACGCTGGTGCCGCGGGTGCTCGACCTGCTGCGCTCCGAGGGCGCGGGCGACGTGGTCGTGATGGTCGGCGGCACCATCCCGCGCGACGACATCGAGCCGCTGCGCGAGATGGGCGTGGGCGCCGTCTACACGCCCGGCGCCCCGGTCGGCGAGATGGTCGAGTTCATCGAGCGCTCCGTGCCGGGGGCCCGCGCCGGCGCCTGA
- a CDS encoding electron transfer flavoprotein subunit beta/FixA family protein, producing the protein MKIAVCVKEVPDAGPSRRIDPGTMRMDRSGDRSLNAYDLNAVEEAIRLRDAAGGGEVVLVSVGQSKALESMRKGLAMGADRAVLVTDDAAAGSDLVATSRVLAEAVKAESPDLVLFGQQATDGDGAVMWAAVADRLRMPVVSQISELEVADGTATAKRQTEFGYDTIRTPLPAVLAVADSLNEPRYPSLKGIMGAKKKPQETKGLADVGVDPGQAGEAGSRTKVLGLSEPPSRGDTVKIEDEGDAAQKILDFLVERKLV; encoded by the coding sequence ATGAAGATCGCGGTCTGCGTGAAGGAGGTTCCGGACGCCGGACCCTCGCGCCGGATCGACCCGGGCACCATGCGGATGGACCGCTCAGGTGACCGGTCGCTGAACGCCTACGACCTCAACGCGGTCGAGGAGGCCATCCGCCTCCGCGACGCGGCGGGCGGGGGCGAGGTCGTCCTCGTCTCCGTGGGGCAGAGCAAGGCGCTGGAGTCGATGCGCAAGGGGCTCGCGATGGGCGCGGACCGGGCCGTGCTGGTCACGGACGACGCGGCCGCCGGGTCGGACCTCGTGGCCACGAGCCGCGTCCTGGCCGAGGCCGTGAAGGCCGAGTCGCCCGACCTCGTGCTCTTCGGCCAGCAGGCGACCGACGGCGACGGCGCGGTCATGTGGGCCGCGGTGGCCGACCGCCTGCGGATGCCGGTCGTCTCCCAGATCTCGGAGCTCGAGGTCGCCGACGGGACGGCCACCGCGAAGCGGCAGACGGAGTTCGGCTACGACACCATCCGGACGCCGCTGCCGGCCGTCCTGGCGGTCGCCGACTCGCTCAACGAGCCGCGCTACCCCTCGCTCAAGGGGATCATGGGCGCCAAGAAGAAGCCGCAGGAGACGAAGGGCCTGGCCGACGTGGGCGTCGACCCGGGCCAGGCCGGCGAGGCGGGCTCGCGCACGAAGGTGCTCGGCCTGAGCGAGCCGCCGTCCCGCGGGGACACGGTCAAGATCGAGGACGAGGGCGACGCCGCCCAGAAGATCCTCGACTTCCTCGTCGAAAGGAAGCTGGTTTGA